The Prionailurus bengalensis isolate Pbe53 chromosome B1, Fcat_Pben_1.1_paternal_pri, whole genome shotgun sequence genomic interval TACTTGGTTTTGAATTCTGTGGCTGTCAGCCACCGAAGACTGCGGTGTAGGCCAGAATATAAATCTCTGCAGGAAGAAGTTTGGTTAGGCACCACGAAATGACAGAGCCGGCTGCATTTTGTTCCAAGTGTATCAGAACAGACACAACCAAGGAGGGGCTCATTTGCAATAGGCAGTTCCCCGTGAATGACTACTTATGAGCATTTCCGTGAATGCTCTGTCAACAGAGGCACcgggggaagagaaaagaagcatcCTATTAAAATttacttccggggcgcctgggtggctcagtggttgagcgtccaaatcttgattttggctcaggtcacaatcccaggttcATTGtatcgagccctacgttgggctctgtgctgagtgtggaccttgtctgggattctctctctctccctctgcccctctcccgcacttgtgagcgtgctctctctctaaaataaaatgtagaaaaattatttaaataaaagaaaataaaaatatacttccaTCTCTAACTCACCCAAGACCCTAGGTCTCCTTAGCTCTGTGATTTGCAAGGCCAAAATGAAGTTTAAGTATGTGTCATTCTAGGTCATCTGGAAGCTGGTTCACCGAGGCCATCTCAGAGGACCTGAGTGTGCCCAAGAAGGCAGCAAGCCTACCCAGAAGGGTATGCCTTAATGATCTTCACATCATCCACAGGGCGGTCCTGGGAGTTCGTTTCCACCATTCCTACTCGATTCACCATTCCTATACCCTGGCACACACGGCCGAAAATGGTGTGTTTGCCATCAAGCCACTGGGTAGGGGCTAGGGTCACAAAAAATTGGCTGCCGTTGGTGTCTGGCCCTGCATTGGCCATTGCGAGAATTCCGGCCCCCGTGAATTTCAAGTCCGGATGAAGTTCATCTTCAAACTGCTTGCCATAGATAGATGCACCACCTCGACCTGTCCC includes:
- the LOC122468037 gene encoding peptidyl-prolyl cis-trans isomerase-like 1 gives rise to the protein MAAIPPDSWQPPNVYLETSMGIIVLELYWKHAPKTCKNFAELARRGYYNGTKFHRIIKDFMIQGGDPTGTGRGGASIYGKQFEDELHPDLKFTGAGILAMANAGPDTNGSQFFVTLAPTQWLDGKHTIFGRVCQGIGMVNRVGMVETNSQDRPVDDVKIIKAYPSG